The following are from one region of the Gammaproteobacteria bacterium genome:
- the fliP gene encoding flagellar type III secretion system pore protein FliP (The bacterial flagellar biogenesis protein FliP forms a type III secretion system (T3SS)-type pore required for flagellar assembly.), protein MKHGLFVILAMLVPLGSAMAAPGLDVATVTAGANGAQTYTVSIQTLLFMTLLSMLPAALLMMTSFTRIIIVLAILRQALGTGATPTNQTLLGLALFLTFFIMAPVFDKVNQEALTPYMDEKISAQEAINIARAPFRDFMLGQTRDSDLELFTHISGRDGIESPEAVPFSLLVPAFVTSELKTAFQIGFLIFIPFLIIDLVVASVLMAMGMMMLSPMVISLPFKIMLFVLVDGWALIIGTLAASFN, encoded by the coding sequence ATGAAGCACGGCCTGTTCGTGATTCTTGCCATGCTCGTGCCGCTGGGATCAGCCATGGCGGCACCAGGGCTGGATGTGGCTACAGTAACGGCTGGTGCCAACGGTGCGCAGACCTATACCGTGAGCATCCAGACACTGTTGTTCATGACGCTGCTGTCCATGTTGCCGGCAGCATTACTCATGATGACATCGTTTACGCGCATCATCATTGTGCTGGCAATTCTGCGCCAGGCATTAGGTACGGGCGCGACACCGACCAATCAAACCCTGCTTGGCCTGGCATTGTTTCTGACATTTTTCATCATGGCGCCGGTATTCGACAAGGTGAATCAGGAAGCGCTGACTCCCTATATGGATGAAAAAATATCCGCCCAGGAGGCGATTAACATCGCCAGGGCACCTTTCCGGGACTTCATGCTTGGGCAAACCCGCGATAGCGACCTTGAATTGTTTACACACATTTCAGGCCGGGATGGCATTGAATCACCCGAGGCTGTGCCGTTTTCCCTGCTTGTGCCGGCATTCGTTACCAGCGAATTAAAGACGGCCTTCCAGATTGGATTTCTGATTTTTATTCCATTTTTGATTATTGATCTGGTGGTTGCCAGTGTGTTGATGGCAATGGGTATGATGATGTTATCGCCGATGGTGATCTCCTTGCCGTTCAAAATCATGTTGTTTGTGCTTGTCGATGGCTGGGCGTTGATTATCGGGACGCTGGCGGCAAGCTTTAATTAA
- the fliN gene encoding flagellar motor switch protein FliN, which produces MSEDGGTMDVDIADEWAAALAEQEATPIPAQSNGGGASGSGNTDYSRAQFHELQPETSFSGSPGEVNMDVILDVPVTLSMEIGRTLISIRHLLQLNQGSVVELDRLAGEPMDVMVNGTLIAHGEVVVVNEKFGIRLTDVISPAERVKKLR; this is translated from the coding sequence ATGAGCGAGGACGGTGGCACGATGGATGTTGATATAGCGGATGAATGGGCCGCAGCGCTGGCGGAACAGGAGGCCACGCCAATCCCGGCGCAGTCCAATGGTGGAGGAGCGTCCGGCTCCGGAAATACGGACTATTCCCGTGCGCAATTCCATGAGTTGCAGCCGGAGACCTCCTTTTCGGGGTCGCCGGGAGAAGTGAACATGGATGTGATTTTGGATGTTCCTGTTACCCTTTCGATGGAGATTGGACGCACCCTGATCAGTATCCGCCACTTGTTGCAGCTCAATCAGGGTTCTGTCGTTGAGCTCGACCGTTTAGCGGGTGAACCGATGGATGTTATGGTCAATGGGACATTGATTGCACACGGCGAGGTGGTCGTGGTCAATGAGAAATTCGGGATACGTTTAACTGATGTTATTAGCCCCGCTGAACGCGTAAAAAAGTTGAGATAA
- the flhA gene encoding flagellar biosynthesis protein FlhA, with protein sequence MNQTMILQSLRDFSRRGLGVPLFLMMLLAMMVVPLPPLMLDTFFTFSIALSLVVLLTGVYVQKPLDFAAFPTVLLLATLLRLALNIASTRVILMEGHTGTGAAGHVIEAFGDFVVGGNYAVGLVVFAILVIINFIVVTKGAGRISEVSARFTLDAMPGKQMAIDADLNAGLITQDEARARRAEGVQEADFYGSMDGASKFVRGDAIAGILILFVNVIGGFVIGVLQHGMPLSEALHNYTLLTIGDGLVTQIPALLLSVAAAIMVTRVSSAQDMGKQILKQLFDSPRALAVTAAVIGSIGLVPGMPNVAFLSLAAAAGAMSYMIAQRQKTAQALPVVAERLTESAPESRDLSWDDIVPVDPIGLEVGYRLIPMVDKNQGGQLMGRIKGVRKKLTQDLGFLVPPVHIRDNLDLAPNAYRITLLGATIGEAEIHPERDLAINPGQVFGTLQGMPGKDPAFGLEAVWIDPSQRDHAQTLGYTVVDSGTVVATHLSQILQGHAQELLGREEVQQLLNSLAKTAPKLVEDLVPNTVSLGVVLKVLQNLLEERIPIRDIRTIAETLAGHTPKSQDPAVLTAAARVALSRLIVQQINGVAPELAVITLDPDLEQILQNSLQAPGSAGMGLEPGLAERMHSALEQSAQRQELAGQPAVLLVSMPLRLPLSRLVRHSIPGLHVLSYNEIPDSKQIRVVASVGK encoded by the coding sequence ATGAACCAAACCATGATTTTACAAAGCTTGCGTGACTTTAGCCGTCGCGGTTTAGGCGTTCCACTGTTCCTGATGATGCTTCTGGCTATGATGGTGGTGCCCCTCCCACCACTGATGCTAGATACATTTTTCACCTTCAGCATCGCTCTTTCACTGGTCGTGTTGCTGACTGGGGTGTATGTGCAGAAACCGCTGGATTTCGCGGCATTTCCCACAGTATTGCTGCTGGCTACGTTATTGAGGCTTGCGCTGAATATTGCCTCCACTCGTGTGATATTGATGGAAGGACACACCGGGACCGGCGCGGCGGGTCACGTCATTGAAGCATTCGGCGACTTCGTGGTGGGGGGTAATTACGCGGTTGGCCTGGTTGTGTTTGCAATTTTGGTGATCATTAATTTTATTGTTGTCACCAAGGGCGCCGGACGTATTTCAGAAGTAAGCGCACGCTTTACCCTGGATGCCATGCCGGGAAAGCAAATGGCGATAGATGCCGATCTCAATGCTGGTTTGATCACGCAGGATGAAGCCAGGGCACGCCGTGCCGAAGGAGTTCAGGAGGCGGATTTTTATGGCTCTATGGATGGCGCCAGCAAGTTTGTGCGCGGTGATGCCATCGCCGGAATATTGATTCTCTTCGTGAATGTTATTGGTGGATTTGTGATCGGCGTGCTTCAGCATGGTATGCCATTAAGCGAGGCATTGCACAACTATACCCTGCTGACCATCGGCGATGGCTTGGTAACACAAATTCCCGCGCTGCTATTGTCCGTTGCCGCCGCGATCATGGTGACGCGTGTCTCCAGTGCCCAGGATATGGGCAAGCAGATTCTGAAGCAGTTGTTTGATAGTCCACGTGCATTGGCTGTAACTGCGGCTGTCATAGGATCCATAGGCTTGGTGCCTGGGATGCCCAATGTTGCGTTTCTGTCATTGGCGGCGGCGGCGGGAGCGATGTCTTATATGATTGCGCAGCGCCAAAAAACTGCGCAAGCGCTGCCTGTGGTAGCGGAAAGGCTGACCGAAAGCGCACCCGAATCACGAGATTTGAGTTGGGATGATATCGTCCCCGTCGACCCCATCGGCCTTGAAGTAGGTTATCGCTTGATTCCCATGGTGGACAAGAATCAGGGCGGGCAACTCATGGGGCGCATCAAGGGTGTGCGCAAGAAGTTGACCCAGGATCTCGGTTTTCTCGTGCCACCGGTACATATTCGCGACAATCTCGACCTGGCGCCGAATGCTTATCGCATCACTTTGCTGGGAGCCACCATCGGCGAGGCGGAGATTCACCCGGAGCGCGATCTTGCGATCAATCCAGGGCAAGTTTTCGGCACATTGCAGGGGATGCCCGGCAAAGATCCAGCCTTTGGGCTGGAGGCTGTATGGATAGATCCATCGCAACGTGATCATGCCCAGACGCTGGGATATACCGTCGTTGATTCCGGCACCGTCGTGGCAACGCATCTCAGTCAAATTTTGCAAGGTCACGCGCAGGAGTTGCTGGGGCGCGAAGAGGTACAGCAGCTCCTCAATAGCCTTGCCAAAACCGCTCCCAAACTGGTTGAGGATTTGGTGCCGAATACGGTGTCTCTGGGTGTGGTTCTGAAAGTATTGCAAAACCTTTTGGAAGAGCGCATTCCGATCCGAGATATTCGAACGATTGCCGAAACATTGGCAGGGCACACGCCAAAAAGTCAGGATCCCGCCGTATTGACTGCCGCCGCACGCGTCGCACTGAGCAGGTTAATTGTTCAACAAATCAATGGGGTGGCTCCAGAGCTTGCGGTTATTACGTTGGATCCGGATTTGGAACAGATATTGCAAAACTCATTACAAGCACCGGGCTCAGCAGGAATGGGTTTAGAGCCGGGTCTGGCAGAAAGGATGCATTCTGCGCTGGAGCAAAGCGCGCAACGTCAGGAGCTTGCAGGACAGCCTGCGGTGTTGTTGGTGTCAATGCCATTGCGACTGCCTCTGTCTCGCTTGGTGAGGCATTCGATTCCAGGCTTGCATGTGTTGTCGTACAACGAAATTCCCGACAGCAAGCAGATCAGGGTCGTGGCGAGTGTGGGCAAGTAA
- the flhB gene encoding flagellar biosynthesis protein FlhB: MAEKDSGQERTEQATPKRLQEAREKGQIARSLDLNSTVMLLASAGGFLVLGGRITSGLLDSMRHNFHISRENVFNPGAMLQLLEQSVADALTALAPFLVLMIVAALLAPLALGGWSFSSEALGFKWEKLSPLSGLKRIFGPHGLMELVKAFAKFIVLGAAAVVLLWNMAGDFVGLGDEPLPNALGHVASLLGWSFLALSGTMVLIAAVDVPFQIWDHSRKLKMTHQEIKEEFKETDGNPEVKGRIRSQQREMARRRMMAEIPKADVIVTNPTHYAVALRYDPDKMRSPVVVAKGADLIALQIRTVAVTHRIPILSAPPLARALHHSTELNHAIPAGLYLAVAQVLAYVYQLKQRQHSGAQYDETPLTMAELPIPDELRRDE; encoded by the coding sequence ATGGCAGAGAAAGACAGCGGCCAGGAACGCACTGAACAGGCGACTCCCAAGCGCCTCCAGGAGGCGCGAGAAAAGGGGCAAATCGCCCGTTCCCTGGATCTCAACTCGACGGTAATGTTACTGGCCTCCGCCGGTGGATTCCTGGTGCTGGGTGGCCGGATAACATCGGGGCTGCTGGACTCCATGCGCCACAATTTCCATATCAGCCGGGAAAATGTATTTAACCCTGGCGCCATGTTGCAGCTTCTTGAGCAATCCGTGGCGGACGCCCTGACTGCTTTGGCGCCTTTCCTTGTTCTGATGATAGTGGCCGCATTGCTTGCACCGCTGGCACTGGGCGGCTGGTCATTCAGCAGCGAGGCCTTGGGGTTTAAATGGGAAAAACTTAGTCCGCTATCCGGCCTGAAACGTATCTTTGGGCCGCATGGTTTGATGGAGCTGGTGAAGGCGTTTGCGAAGTTCATAGTGTTGGGCGCTGCTGCCGTAGTGCTGTTATGGAACATGGCGGGGGATTTTGTCGGTCTGGGTGATGAGCCTTTGCCTAATGCCCTGGGCCATGTAGCGAGCTTGCTGGGATGGTCATTTCTTGCGTTAAGCGGCACGATGGTGCTGATAGCTGCGGTTGATGTGCCGTTCCAGATTTGGGATCACTCCCGAAAGCTCAAGATGACCCATCAGGAAATCAAGGAAGAATTCAAGGAAACGGACGGAAATCCAGAGGTCAAGGGACGCATTCGTAGTCAGCAGCGCGAGATGGCGCGCCGCCGCATGATGGCGGAAATTCCAAAAGCCGATGTAATCGTTACCAACCCGACTCACTATGCCGTGGCGTTGCGTTATGACCCGGATAAAATGCGCTCACCGGTGGTGGTGGCCAAAGGCGCTGATCTCATCGCTCTGCAGATACGTACGGTCGCCGTCACGCATCGTATCCCAATACTCTCCGCCCCTCCTCTGGCACGGGCACTGCATCACAGTACGGAATTGAATCATGCCATTCCCGCCGGGCTGTATTTGGCGGTGGCGCAAGTGCTGGCGTATGTTTATCAGCTGAAACAGCGTCAACACTCTGGCGCTCAATATGATGAAACACCGCTAACGATGGCGGAATTACCAATACCGGATGAATTGCGGCGTGATGAGTAA
- the fliR gene encoding flagellar type III secretion system protein FliR, with translation MQFTSAEIASWIGMYLWPLFRVMALVAMAPVFGAQSVPVRIRVGFSVALTLVIAPVLPPVPVVDPLSSAGLMIVIQQVLIGLAMGFSLKLVFGAFVLAGQLIGQSMGLGFASMVDPLNGVQVPVVSQFYQVLVTLIFLGFNGHLVLLEVLADSFRTLPVGPTGLAMSGVWDLVIWGGHMFSGAVLISLPAVTALLVANIAFGVMTRASPQLNIFSIGFPITLLLGIVVMLVTLPVISPQLNNLMSDVFALMQKMVAGGT, from the coding sequence ATGCAATTTACCAGCGCTGAAATCGCCTCATGGATCGGCATGTATCTCTGGCCCTTGTTCCGCGTTATGGCATTGGTGGCAATGGCTCCGGTGTTTGGAGCGCAAAGCGTGCCGGTGCGCATCCGCGTGGGATTTTCCGTAGCGTTGACACTGGTGATCGCCCCAGTGCTGCCTCCTGTTCCGGTGGTTGATCCTCTCAGCTCTGCGGGATTGATGATTGTGATTCAGCAGGTGTTGATTGGCCTGGCAATGGGGTTTTCCTTGAAGCTGGTTTTTGGTGCTTTTGTATTGGCCGGGCAGTTGATCGGGCAATCCATGGGGTTGGGCTTTGCTTCAATGGTGGATCCACTGAATGGCGTCCAGGTGCCGGTAGTGAGCCAGTTTTACCAGGTGTTGGTGACACTGATATTTCTTGGCTTCAACGGCCATTTGGTATTGCTTGAAGTGCTCGCCGATAGTTTTCGTACCTTGCCTGTCGGTCCGACTGGATTGGCGATGAGTGGCGTGTGGGATCTCGTCATCTGGGGTGGTCATATGTTTTCCGGCGCAGTGCTTATTTCCCTGCCTGCTGTTACCGCGTTGCTGGTGGCGAACATTGCCTTCGGCGTCATGACGCGCGCTTCTCCTCAACTGAATATTTTTTCGATTGGATTCCCGATCACGCTATTGCTGGGCATCGTTGTCATGCTTGTGACGTTGCCGGTTATTTCTCCTCAATTAAATAATCTCATGAGCGATGTCTTTGCCCTGATGCAGAAAATGGTAGCGGGAGGTACGTAA
- the fliQ gene encoding flagellar biosynthesis protein FliQ gives MTPETVVTVGKEALEVCVLLLAVLLLPALAVGLLVSMFQAATQINEVTLSFVPKLLVTLLTFVIAGPWLLERLVDYMRRLIESIPVLIG, from the coding sequence ATGACCCCAGAAACAGTTGTCACCGTAGGAAAGGAGGCTCTGGAAGTCTGTGTGCTGTTGCTTGCGGTTTTGCTGCTTCCCGCACTGGCGGTTGGTTTGCTGGTGAGCATGTTCCAGGCGGCAACCCAAATCAACGAAGTCACGCTCAGCTTTGTGCCGAAACTTCTTGTCACATTGCTGACATTCGTAATAGCCGGGCCATGGCTGTTGGAGCGATTGGTGGATTATATGCGGCGCTTGATAGAGAGTATTCCTGTATTGATAGGCTGA
- the fliO gene encoding flagellar biosynthetic protein FliO: protein MKSKYLACGGFLLAGSLLWPAMSFAVEKVGPAGGGSVPAGVSTGSLLQVTLGLLVVLLVIVGIAWMLRRYGRFQSSASGSLKILGGLSVGPRERVVLLQVGEEQLLIGVAPGRVQALHRLEHPVRLTPSSPNESPDNLFGKLVAGDARGFAERLSLAIKQRKQS, encoded by the coding sequence ATGAAGAGTAAATATCTTGCGTGTGGCGGTTTTCTTCTGGCTGGGAGTTTGTTATGGCCAGCCATGTCCTTCGCCGTGGAAAAGGTGGGTCCTGCCGGCGGTGGATCCGTTCCGGCAGGTGTTTCCACCGGGAGTTTATTGCAAGTAACACTGGGATTGCTGGTGGTTTTGCTGGTTATTGTTGGCATTGCATGGATGCTGCGTCGCTATGGCCGTTTTCAATCCTCGGCGAGTGGATCTCTAAAAATTCTGGGCGGCCTGTCTGTTGGCCCCCGTGAGCGGGTCGTGTTGTTGCAGGTGGGAGAAGAGCAATTGTTGATCGGGGTGGCTCCGGGACGGGTGCAAGCGCTGCATCGCCTGGAGCATCCAGTGCGATTGACGCCATCCTCACCAAATGAATCGCCAGATAATCTGTTCGGAAAACTGGTGGCGGGTGATGCAAGAGGCTTTGCCGAACGGCTGAGCCTGGCAATCAAGCAGCGAAAACAGTCATGA